Proteins co-encoded in one Listeria ivanovii subsp. ivanovii genomic window:
- a CDS encoding peptide ABC transporter substrate-binding protein, giving the protein MKKRLALLFIMILSISTFLMACGGNKDEATKSQGKKTLKIMENAEVSSMDSTLSQDVPSFTEQGQVFEGLYTLNDKDQAVPAVAKDMPTLSDDQKTYTIQLRKDAKWSNGTKVTANDFIFAWKKLANPDTAAQYSFLLDGTVENGTDVISGKKSVDELGVKALDDYTIEIKLEQPVPYFTSLLAFNSFYPQNEEYVNEQGDKYAQSSENMIYNGPFTMKDWTNTEKEWTLEKNPEYWDKKNVKSDKIEVTVVKAPNTAVNLYDTGKLDVATLSGDYASQKSNDKDYHSELDAYVTHLKLNQVIDGKKTPLANENLRKALSLAVNKESLTKKILADGSKAIYGYVPEKFVTNPETGEDFRKESGDYMKQDEAEAKTYFEKAKQELGGGEITVELLNSDLESSKKVGEYLQSQLEAALPGLKINLKTVPKKNLLQLTREQNYEIVLSNWGPDFQDPLTFLGNYTTGNTYNASSYSSADYDKMIKATSTTLATEPEERWETFIDAEKLLIETDAAMIPLYQTAVCNLKKDTVKRIVHHNFGTSFSYKGAYVE; this is encoded by the coding sequence ATGAAAAAAAGATTAGCACTTTTGTTTATCATGATTCTATCGATATCTACTTTTTTAATGGCATGTGGAGGAAACAAAGATGAAGCAACGAAATCACAAGGTAAAAAAACGCTGAAAATCATGGAAAATGCTGAAGTTTCTTCCATGGATTCGACGCTTTCGCAAGACGTCCCTAGTTTTACCGAACAAGGACAAGTTTTTGAAGGCTTGTATACGTTAAATGATAAAGACCAAGCAGTACCAGCTGTTGCAAAAGATATGCCCACGCTAAGTGATGACCAAAAAACATATACTATCCAATTACGGAAAGATGCTAAGTGGTCAAATGGAACAAAAGTTACTGCCAACGATTTCATTTTTGCATGGAAAAAACTGGCGAATCCAGATACAGCCGCTCAGTACTCCTTTTTACTTGATGGGACAGTAGAAAATGGCACAGATGTAATAAGTGGGAAGAAAAGTGTTGATGAGTTAGGCGTAAAGGCGCTGGACGATTACACCATTGAAATTAAACTCGAACAACCAGTACCGTACTTCACATCACTACTTGCATTTAACTCGTTTTATCCTCAAAATGAAGAATACGTCAATGAACAAGGCGATAAATATGCGCAAAGTAGTGAAAATATGATTTATAATGGTCCTTTTACAATGAAAGATTGGACTAATACAGAAAAAGAATGGACGCTCGAAAAAAATCCAGAATACTGGGATAAAAAGAATGTAAAATCCGACAAAATAGAAGTAACGGTTGTAAAAGCACCAAATACAGCGGTTAATTTGTACGATACGGGAAAACTTGATGTAGCAACACTTTCAGGAGATTACGCATCGCAAAAAAGCAACGATAAAGACTATCACTCTGAACTAGATGCTTATGTGACCCATTTAAAATTAAATCAAGTAATAGATGGAAAGAAAACACCGCTTGCAAATGAAAACTTGCGAAAAGCGCTATCTCTTGCTGTAAACAAAGAATCACTTACAAAGAAAATTTTAGCAGATGGTTCCAAAGCAATTTACGGCTATGTTCCAGAAAAATTTGTCACTAACCCAGAAACAGGCGAAGATTTCCGTAAAGAAAGTGGCGACTATATGAAACAAGATGAAGCGGAAGCCAAAACTTACTTTGAAAAAGCAAAACAAGAACTCGGTGGCGGTGAAATTACTGTTGAGCTGCTAAATTCAGATTTAGAATCTAGTAAAAAAGTAGGTGAATACCTTCAAAGTCAACTGGAAGCAGCTTTGCCGGGGCTTAAAATAAACTTGAAAACCGTTCCTAAAAAGAACTTACTTCAATTAACACGTGAACAAAATTATGAAATCGTTCTTTCTAACTGGGGACCTGACTTCCAGGATCCATTAACGTTCTTAGGAAACTATACAACCGGTAATACTTACAATGCGAGTAGCTACTCAAGCGCTGATTACGACAAAATGATTAAAGCAACCTCAACAACCCTTGCAACCGAGCCAGAAGAACGCTGGGAAACATTCATTGATGCAGAAAAACTACTTATTGAAACAGATGCAGCCATGATTCCACTTTATCAAACGGCTGTATGTAATTTGAAAAAAGACACGGTCAAAAGAATTGTTCACCATAATTTTGGAACAAGTTTTTCCTATAAAGGCGCATACGTAGAGTAA
- a CDS encoding STAS domain-containing protein, producing MNESNGSMELYLRAHTEEIITNWLSKIYENENTYTSFVYSPRYKDELRADSEQTADLIISYFAGKKAFFAKLDKWLDNMYARRMENEVPLPEVITTLDKLRREFLSAVSDFCIENDEVTKCDFSSSMAMVNHGFDRINEAFSAMYYRDIVQHLESQHRLIEEISTPVISITDNLAILPLMGRVDRERAEKISEITATKCVKLGVEQLCIDLSGISYFDDALGEMLNNLVTVLKLLGVEAFISGIQPKMAQQINRVDLNLSIPAYHSLKAVLQDKTRTK from the coding sequence ATGAATGAATCAAACGGAAGCATGGAACTTTATTTAAGGGCACATACCGAAGAAATTATAACTAATTGGCTATCCAAAATCTATGAAAACGAAAACACTTATACTAGTTTTGTTTATTCTCCGCGCTATAAAGATGAACTGCGTGCTGATAGCGAACAAACAGCCGATCTAATTATTTCTTACTTTGCAGGTAAAAAAGCTTTTTTTGCGAAACTAGATAAATGGCTCGATAACATGTACGCACGACGCATGGAAAATGAAGTGCCGCTTCCAGAAGTAATCACCACTCTAGACAAACTTCGCCGCGAATTTTTATCTGCTGTTTCTGATTTTTGCATTGAAAACGATGAAGTAACCAAATGTGATTTTTCTTCTAGTATGGCAATGGTTAACCACGGTTTCGACCGAATCAATGAGGCTTTTTCAGCAATGTATTACCGTGATATTGTTCAACATTTAGAATCACAACACCGATTAATAGAAGAAATTAGCACACCAGTCATTTCGATTACTGACAATCTAGCCATCCTTCCTTTAATGGGACGCGTCGACCGAGAAAGAGCTGAAAAAATTTCTGAGATTACAGCTACTAAATGCGTCAAACTCGGCGTGGAGCAGCTTTGTATTGATTTATCGGGTATATCGTACTTTGATGATGCCCTTGGAGAAATGCTTAATAACTTAGTGACGGTACTCAAACTGCTTGGAGTCGAAGCTTTCATTTCCGGTATCCAACCAAAAATGGCCCAGCAAATTAATCGTGTGGATTTAAACTTATCGATTCCAGCCTATCATTCTTTAAAAGCTGTTTTACAAGATAAAACTAGAACCAAATAA
- a CDS encoding helix-turn-helix domain-containing protein has protein sequence MTKHTYYSVELKIQIVERYLRGASAASLRKEFQISSSGTLYTWKKWYLDGEISRLNSVSGRPLRHELSVSEELKQTKKELELLKKYFSQERW, from the coding sequence ATGACAAAACATACATATTATTCAGTCGAACTAAAAATTCAAATTGTAGAAAGGTATCTTAGAGGAGCCAGTGCTGCTTCCCTTCGGAAAGAATTCCAAATTTCTAGTTCAGGAACTCTCTATACATGGAAAAAGTGGTATTTAGATGGAGAGATAAGCAGACTGAACAGTGTCTCTGGGCGTCCTTTAAGGCATGAATTGTCGGTTTCCGAAGAATTAAAACAGACAAAAAAAGAACTCGAATTATTAAAAAAGTATTTTTCTCAGGAAAGATGGTGA
- a CDS encoding IS3 family transposase, whose translation MVMRKNIVLFMKQHAKEFSITQLTRLFGISRSYYYRHRYKEIDTLSDVELRIQELVTKNHFLYGYRKIYALIKKEIPIGINKVAKIMRNRGWNCQAKKKKFRKPGTIYKTFENVIAKNWQAEKPRQKLTTDITYLPFGKSMLYLSTIMDTYNSEIVAYKISDHPNAQLAVDTLNQIKTFPKGAILHSDQGATYTSKEFFQVAKQKNIIRSMSRKGIPSDNAPIESFHSSLKSETFYLHKEPISSNNIVIDIVENYIYFWNNQRILAKLGYLSPIDYRKKMAY comes from the coding sequence ATGGTGATGCGTAAAAATATAGTTCTCTTTATGAAGCAACATGCAAAGGAATTTTCTATTACACAGCTTACTCGCTTATTTGGTATATCTAGAAGTTATTACTATCGCCATCGCTATAAAGAAATAGATACTTTATCTGATGTAGAGTTACGTATTCAAGAATTAGTAACCAAAAACCATTTTCTCTATGGTTATCGAAAAATCTATGCTTTAATTAAGAAAGAAATTCCGATAGGAATTAATAAAGTGGCTAAAATTATGCGTAATAGAGGATGGAACTGCCAGGCGAAAAAGAAAAAATTTAGAAAGCCAGGAACTATCTATAAGACGTTTGAAAACGTAATTGCTAAAAATTGGCAGGCAGAAAAACCACGCCAAAAATTGACAACGGATATCACCTACCTACCTTTTGGTAAATCTATGTTATATCTATCTACGATTATGGATACCTATAATAGTGAGATTGTAGCATACAAAATATCCGATCATCCAAATGCACAGCTAGCAGTAGATACTTTAAATCAGATTAAGACATTTCCTAAGGGAGCCATTTTACATAGTGATCAAGGGGCGACTTACACTTCGAAAGAATTCTTTCAAGTAGCTAAACAAAAAAACATTATCCGAAGTATGTCCCGTAAAGGAATACCTTCAGATAATGCCCCAATAGAATCATTTCATTCCTCACTAAAGTCTGAAACATTCTACCTTCATAAAGAACCCATAAGTTCTAATAACATTGTAATCGATATAGTTGAGAATTACATCTATTTTTGGAACAATCAACGAATCTTAGCCAAACTAGGCTATCTTTCGCCAATAGATTATCGAAAAAAAATGGCTTATTGA
- a CDS encoding M55 family metallopeptidase, producing MKLWISVDMEGINGLPDDTFVDSSMRNYTRGQKIMTSETNWVVEEALKAGYDDILVNDSHSKMNNILMEDLHEEARLITGDVKPFSMVQGLDASADAAIFVGYHSRAGQPGVMSHTMTSGVRNFYINDVAIGEFGLNAYVAGAFGVPVILVAGDDCIAREAKELIPGIETAVVKEAVSRSAAIAFSLAKSEQIIREKVAVALQNKQAIVLTPPEKPVLKIEFCNYGQAEWASLVPRTKIIDETTVQFEANDILEAYQAMVAMTELAMKCAFS from the coding sequence ATGAAACTTTGGATTTCAGTAGATATGGAAGGTATAAATGGTCTTCCAGATGACACTTTTGTAGATTCTAGCATGCGAAATTACACTAGAGGACAAAAGATAATGACCAGCGAAACTAACTGGGTTGTAGAAGAAGCACTTAAAGCTGGCTATGACGATATTTTAGTGAACGATAGTCATTCCAAAATGAATAATATTTTGATGGAAGATCTACACGAAGAAGCACGGTTAATTACTGGCGATGTGAAGCCGTTTTCGATGGTACAGGGACTGGATGCAAGTGCAGATGCGGCGATTTTTGTAGGTTATCACTCGCGCGCGGGACAACCAGGAGTGATGAGCCACACAATGACTTCTGGTGTTCGGAATTTTTACATTAATGATGTTGCGATTGGAGAATTTGGTTTAAACGCATACGTCGCAGGAGCATTCGGTGTTCCAGTTATTCTTGTCGCTGGCGATGATTGTATTGCTCGCGAGGCGAAAGAGCTAATACCTGGAATAGAAACAGCTGTCGTTAAAGAAGCCGTTTCTAGATCTGCTGCAATAGCTTTCTCACTAGCAAAATCAGAACAAATCATTCGTGAAAAAGTAGCCGTAGCTTTACAAAATAAACAAGCAATAGTGCTTACTCCGCCGGAAAAACCTGTCTTGAAGATAGAGTTTTGTAATTACGGACAAGCTGAATGGGCTTCTCTTGTACCAAGAACGAAAATAATCGATGAAACGACGGTCCAATTTGAAGCAAACGATATTTTAGAAGCCTATCAAGCGATGGTTGCAATGACTGAACTCGCAATGAAATGCGCTTTTTCTTAA
- the yidA gene encoding sugar-phosphatase has translation MYKIIAIDIDGTLLNDAHKITPAVRESIKAAKAKGVKVVLCTGRPLAGIKQSLLELDLLDVGDYAITFNGAVVLETASERTLADITLNKTELEEIYAFCHAEEVNVTYFDGKNMYVPSRKITEITCQDSLLLQTPLYHLPVEEAPDDIHVSKVMLLDSPEKITNVIKNLPLKLKEKFYIVRSVPYNLEFLQKGVNKGSALESLANKLGVDQSEVISIGDQENDITMIEYAGMGVAMGNATEHIKEIANYTTATNNEDGVASAIQMLVLDR, from the coding sequence ATGTATAAAATTATTGCAATAGATATTGATGGCACGCTTTTAAATGATGCACACAAAATCACACCAGCAGTTCGTGAATCTATTAAGGCGGCAAAAGCAAAGGGTGTGAAAGTAGTTTTATGCACTGGTCGGCCACTTGCTGGAATTAAGCAAAGTTTGCTGGAACTAGATCTTTTGGATGTTGGGGATTATGCGATTACATTTAATGGCGCAGTCGTTTTAGAAACCGCCTCTGAAAGAACGCTAGCAGATATTACTTTAAATAAAACAGAATTAGAAGAAATTTATGCATTTTGTCATGCAGAAGAAGTAAATGTCACTTATTTTGATGGGAAAAACATGTATGTACCAAGTCGAAAAATAACAGAAATTACTTGTCAAGACTCACTTTTATTACAAACGCCGTTATATCATTTACCAGTTGAGGAAGCGCCGGATGATATTCATGTATCAAAAGTAATGCTGCTTGATTCTCCCGAAAAAATAACCAATGTTATAAAAAATTTACCGTTGAAATTAAAAGAAAAATTTTATATTGTTCGAAGTGTTCCTTACAACCTAGAATTCTTGCAAAAAGGAGTAAATAAAGGTTCTGCATTAGAAAGTTTGGCAAATAAGCTTGGAGTAGACCAAAGCGAAGTAATTAGCATTGGGGACCAAGAAAATGATATCACTATGATTGAATATGCTGGTATGGGTGTCGCAATGGGAAATGCGACAGAACACATTAAAGAAATTGCCAATTATACAACGGCAACCAATAATGAAGATGGGGTTGCAAGTGCTATTCAAATGCTCGTATTAGATCGCTAA
- a CDS encoding SpaA isopeptide-forming pilin-related protein: MKMGRNFKRIGFVFLSTILLVNVMFQTNFVKAATNYGSELLKTVELQDADGNPKTDFSYYESIQIHYTWEIPNSANVNAGDTMEFTLPKQLKIVTDLNVVLKDDEGNTVGNVTATKATGKVVVTFTDYVEKKSNIKGDLNFWSNWDKTVINGNEKVDVDFPVDGDYVTIPVDIGPKNQINPNETLYKYGWADEKNPALINWVVRVNYAKLSIDNAIYEDFIGPNQTLDFSSVKAYHGTFDADDNFTRGTQVPASAITQTSDGFKIAFGNLTDSVKISYYTIATDGGVSSNYSNKGILSGDNYVPKTIEVLTPTSGGGGTGEGTTGSVELTKTDNTAQKKPLENAEFKLVNSAGATIKEGIKTGADGKLTIADLKFDTYKLIETKAPVGYELDASPVEFTIDEAHQALFVSKENTPITGSVTLEKLDSETKAKLAGAEFELQDAQGSTLQTSLETNAAGTLTISDLTLGDYQLVETKAPIGYELDASPVKFTIDETHKTLNVSKENMPIKGSVTLEKLDSKTKVKLAGAEFELRDAQGATLQASLETNEEGTLTIADLVLGEYQLVETKAPIGYLLDATPVKFAITEETSHLGLLVTKENTKIPGTSIIPKIPKEPLKPAVPSKPKTPIEPLKPEIPGTPETPDEIVSTDSSSAILPKTGDSPLVSGLGLLLVAISASGLILFRKK; encoded by the coding sequence ATGAAAATGGGCAGAAACTTTAAAAGAATAGGCTTTGTCTTTCTTAGTACAATTTTGCTTGTGAATGTGATGTTTCAAACAAATTTTGTAAAAGCGGCAACTAATTATGGTTCTGAACTTTTAAAAACGGTGGAATTACAAGATGCGGATGGTAACCCTAAAACAGATTTTAGTTATTATGAAAGTATTCAAATTCACTATACATGGGAAATTCCGAATTCAGCAAATGTGAACGCTGGAGATACAATGGAGTTCACTTTACCAAAACAATTGAAAATAGTAACAGACTTAAATGTTGTTTTAAAAGATGATGAAGGAAATACGGTGGGAAATGTAACTGCGACGAAGGCTACGGGTAAAGTAGTCGTGACCTTTACAGATTATGTGGAGAAGAAGTCGAATATTAAAGGTGACCTTAATTTCTGGAGTAATTGGGACAAAACAGTCATAAACGGAAATGAAAAAGTCGATGTTGATTTTCCGGTAGATGGGGATTATGTGACTATTCCTGTCGATATTGGTCCTAAAAACCAAATTAATCCAAATGAGACTTTATATAAATATGGTTGGGCAGATGAAAAAAATCCAGCACTAATCAATTGGGTTGTTCGTGTGAATTATGCGAAATTAAGTATTGATAATGCCATATACGAAGACTTTATCGGACCAAATCAAACACTTGATTTTAGTTCTGTGAAAGCCTATCATGGGACGTTTGATGCGGATGATAATTTTACAAGAGGAACACAAGTACCGGCATCAGCTATTACGCAGACTAGTGATGGTTTCAAGATTGCATTTGGAAATCTGACTGATTCGGTGAAAATTTCCTATTATACAATTGCGACTGATGGTGGTGTATCGTCCAATTACTCCAATAAAGGGATACTTTCAGGCGATAATTATGTTCCAAAAACAATTGAAGTTTTAACACCAACATCTGGTGGTGGCGGAACTGGTGAAGGCACAACTGGCTCCGTGGAATTAACGAAAACAGACAATACAGCACAAAAAAAACCACTGGAAAATGCCGAGTTTAAATTAGTGAATTCAGCCGGAGCTACGATAAAAGAAGGGATTAAGACCGGTGCAGATGGAAAACTTACGATTGCAGATTTGAAGTTTGATACGTATAAATTAATTGAAACCAAAGCACCAGTGGGTTATGAGTTAGATGCAAGCCCGGTAGAATTTACAATTGACGAAGCACATCAGGCATTATTCGTATCCAAAGAAAATACCCCGATTACAGGTTCTGTGACACTTGAGAAACTAGACAGTGAAACAAAAGCAAAACTGGCTGGCGCGGAATTTGAATTGCAAGATGCTCAAGGCAGCACGTTACAGACTAGTTTAGAAACGAACGCGGCTGGAACACTAACTATTTCAGACTTAACGCTAGGCGATTATCAGTTAGTAGAAACAAAAGCGCCAATCGGTTATGAGCTAGATGCAAGTCCGGTAAAATTCACGATTGACGAAACGCATAAAACTCTGAACGTATCCAAAGAAAATATGCCAATCAAAGGTTCTGTGACACTTGAGAAATTAGATAGTAAAACAAAAGTAAAACTAGCTGGTGCGGAATTTGAGCTGCGAGACGCGCAAGGAGCTACTTTGCAAGCTAGCCTCGAAACAAACGAAGAAGGAACCTTAACTATTGCAGATTTAGTACTTGGAGAGTATCAGCTAGTAGAAACAAAAGCGCCAATCGGTTATTTGTTAGATGCAACACCAGTGAAATTTGCAATTACAGAAGAAACATCGCACCTCGGTTTACTTGTGACAAAAGAAAACACCAAAATACCAGGAACATCAATTATTCCAAAAATACCCAAAGAACCACTAAAACCAGCAGTTCCTAGTAAACCTAAAACACCAATAGAACCACTAAAACCAGAAATACCAGGCACCCCAGAAACCCCCGATGAAATTGTAAGTACAGATAGTTCATCAGCTATATTGCCAAAAACAGGAGATTCCCCTCTTGTTAGCGGATTAGGATTACTATTAGTTGCGATTTCAGCAAGCGGGTTAATCTTATTTAGGAAAAAATAA
- a CDS encoding C40 family peptidase: MNKVVSQSNAFLWRKNEMNPVLESILKARKTSDLVQVTKEDAMKLYDDSLVDSDLLYNDLVIVDKMEGEWAKVVVPSQHSFLDKRGYPGWMLLEDLMDIDEKASDGKKLAVVVPKTQISYEDGTIREISFGTLFSKLAESENHYTIETPHGPATISRTDVAFQNEPRENIGVEVVQMALQFLDLPYVWAGISSTGFDCSGFAFTLYRTCGKYIGRDATEQSFKGEKIDYADAEPGDLLFFAYEEGKGDVHHVGVYMGNDEMIHSQTPGSKVILTKITGSKYEPELCVISRHR, from the coding sequence ATGAACAAAGTGGTTAGCCAAAGTAATGCTTTTCTTTGGAGAAAGAATGAAATGAATCCAGTTTTGGAAAGTATTTTAAAAGCGAGAAAAACAAGTGATCTAGTTCAGGTGACAAAAGAAGATGCAATGAAACTTTATGATGACAGCCTCGTGGACTCAGATCTACTTTATAATGACTTGGTAATTGTTGATAAAATGGAAGGTGAATGGGCGAAAGTGGTCGTACCTTCGCAACATAGTTTCCTTGATAAACGCGGCTACCCGGGTTGGATGCTCCTGGAGGATTTGATGGATATAGACGAAAAAGCAAGTGACGGCAAAAAATTAGCTGTTGTCGTACCAAAAACACAAATTAGTTATGAAGATGGAACGATTCGTGAAATATCATTTGGAACACTTTTTTCTAAATTGGCTGAGTCCGAAAATCATTATACGATTGAAACACCGCATGGTCCAGCAACTATTTCACGGACAGATGTCGCATTTCAAAATGAACCACGTGAAAATATTGGCGTTGAAGTTGTTCAAATGGCGCTCCAATTTCTTGATCTACCATATGTTTGGGCGGGTATTAGTAGCACTGGTTTTGACTGTTCTGGTTTTGCATTTACACTTTATCGCACTTGCGGGAAATACATTGGTCGCGATGCTACGGAGCAGTCATTCAAAGGGGAAAAGATAGACTACGCAGATGCCGAACCAGGCGATTTGCTATTTTTTGCCTATGAAGAAGGAAAAGGCGATGTCCATCATGTTGGAGTATACATGGGAAATGACGAAATGATTCATTCGCAAACGCCGGGTTCCAAAGTAATTCTAACCAAAATTACTGGGAGCAAATATGAACCAGAGCTTTGCGTTATATCGAGGCATCGCTAA
- a CDS encoding serine hydrolase — protein sequence MNTYMEINKTYEMIDSKALYISDEKQTLFAENENQLYTAASVIKLPIYLYFFEKISNGELNLQTEIQLSPDRVVAGAGIIQILPQKRTWRLEELLHLMIAISDNTATNQLIELASLQNLQAWLGKKGWEKSARIERKMMDFKAAGENKITAKLAVTIFQEIMELTKKYPNLTETIRRPFLNQQHRSNLTGTLEEAGIAGLQMLNKTGELKDIQHDVAIFEYQGEIRFVAALTNNTGLEANSTAWMQTVGKQVFAQINQK from the coding sequence TTGAATACGTATATGGAAATCAACAAAACTTACGAGATGATTGATTCAAAGGCACTATATATATCAGACGAAAAACAGACGCTTTTTGCAGAAAACGAAAATCAGCTTTATACAGCGGCAAGTGTTATTAAACTACCCATTTACTTGTATTTTTTCGAAAAGATTAGTAATGGGGAACTAAATCTGCAAACGGAAATCCAGCTGTCACCTGACAGAGTAGTTGCGGGGGCAGGAATCATTCAAATCCTCCCTCAGAAAAGAACTTGGCGACTAGAAGAATTATTGCATTTGATGATTGCGATTTCTGATAATACTGCTACTAATCAGTTAATAGAACTAGCATCACTTCAAAATCTACAAGCATGGCTAGGTAAAAAAGGCTGGGAGAAAAGCGCCCGAATAGAACGTAAAATGATGGATTTTAAAGCTGCTGGAGAAAATAAAATCACTGCCAAGTTAGCTGTAACTATTTTTCAAGAAATTATGGAGCTAACCAAGAAGTATCCAAATCTAACCGAAACTATCCGGCGTCCATTTTTGAATCAACAGCATCGCTCGAATTTAACGGGTACTTTGGAAGAAGCGGGAATCGCAGGGCTTCAGATGTTAAATAAGACTGGAGAATTAAAAGATATTCAGCATGATGTTGCCATTTTTGAATACCAAGGAGAAATAAGATTTGTGGCGGCACTTACAAATAATACGGGACTTGAAGCGAACTCGACGGCTTGGATGCAGACAGTAGGGAAACAAGTATTTGCTCAAATAAATCAAAAATAG
- a CDS encoding dipeptide epimerase, whose product MKITKIKTRILPIQLNETFKTALREVNHVNVVRVYIHFDNGIVGIGEAAPTHVITGDTEASIISAINDIFAPFLIGRELDEELTILDEMKLLLIHNTSPKAAIDIALHDALAKASSKPLYEFLGGGNPRLETDYTISIGTPEKMVHDAEIKVTEGFRSLKVKLGLDPVEVEVAKIRKINDALGGKIPFRIDANQGWTDNEAIQILHEWRDIPIDFVEQPVKSWDFAGMAKVIAHTNIPIMADESLFGIHDAKRLLDEKCCDLLNIKLMKSSGIKEARVIHNLASEYNVGCMIGTMIEGYASLSAAAHFAAASKQVKFYDLDVPFMWNLHGKNITDIGLEIGQGQVLLTEESGIGIPAY is encoded by the coding sequence ATGAAAATCACAAAAATTAAAACGCGCATCTTGCCAATTCAACTTAACGAAACGTTTAAGACGGCGCTTAGAGAAGTGAATCATGTAAATGTGGTGCGAGTATATATCCATTTTGATAATGGAATAGTTGGGATAGGTGAAGCAGCTCCGACTCATGTAATAACTGGAGATACAGAAGCGAGCATTATAAGTGCAATAAATGACATTTTCGCTCCGTTTTTAATCGGGCGTGAATTGGATGAAGAATTGACCATTTTAGATGAAATGAAACTACTTTTAATACATAATACAAGTCCGAAAGCGGCGATAGACATTGCGCTACATGATGCTTTGGCGAAAGCGAGTTCCAAACCACTATATGAATTTCTTGGTGGCGGGAATCCGAGACTTGAAACCGATTATACAATAAGCATTGGAACACCAGAAAAAATGGTCCATGATGCAGAAATAAAAGTAACAGAGGGGTTTCGGTCTCTTAAAGTTAAACTTGGACTTGATCCGGTGGAGGTAGAAGTCGCGAAGATTAGGAAAATAAATGATGCTTTAGGTGGGAAAATACCATTTCGGATTGACGCCAATCAAGGTTGGACGGACAATGAGGCAATACAAATTTTACATGAATGGCGCGATATTCCAATTGATTTCGTTGAACAACCCGTAAAAAGTTGGGATTTTGCGGGAATGGCGAAAGTGATTGCTCACACGAATATTCCCATTATGGCGGACGAGAGTTTATTCGGGATTCATGATGCGAAACGTCTTCTGGACGAAAAATGTTGCGATTTGTTAAACATTAAATTGATGAAAAGCTCCGGAATTAAGGAAGCTCGAGTCATTCATAATTTAGCGAGCGAATATAATGTGGGCTGCATGATTGGGACAATGATTGAAGGTTATGCAAGTTTATCAGCTGCAGCTCATTTTGCAGCGGCATCCAAACAAGTGAAATTTTATGACTTAGATGTGCCGTTTATGTGGAATCTACATGGTAAAAATATAACCGATATTGGGCTGGAAATCGGTCAAGGTCAAGTGCTTTTGACAGAAGAAAGCGGTATTGGAATTCCAGCATACTAA